A region from the Flexibacter flexilis DSM 6793 genome encodes:
- a CDS encoding T9SS type A sorting domain-containing protein translates to MRVLSSFFRTKKMLAVAILALFALGAKAQSSQVSKTKIKVVTIENGQKQTKEIIIDGETDPAAIQKVLKENGVNDVELPPLPPPPPQGAELPPPPQGAEGQELPPPPPHHFKKIIITKTADGDSTVKVEEGFWPEHHGGKRGGHHRHHPHHAADSAHTGKHGGHGHHHRHHHHGDSTVNQKRVVIIQQTSTSSNNSAAARKAAKNKEISLYPNPSTGLFSVSYSNPKATADLTLTITDAKGKEVRRETIKGSAGLYEANVNLTEQAKGTYIIVLTGDGSKKTKKVVIE, encoded by the coding sequence ATGAGAGTCTTATCATCATTTTTCCGCACAAAAAAGATGTTGGCCGTGGCGATACTTGCGCTTTTCGCGCTTGGAGCAAAGGCGCAAAGTTCGCAGGTCTCTAAAACAAAAATCAAAGTGGTGACTATTGAAAATGGTCAGAAACAAACCAAAGAAATTATCATAGACGGCGAAACAGATCCCGCCGCTATCCAAAAAGTTTTAAAAGAAAACGGAGTAAATGATGTGGAATTGCCTCCGTTGCCGCCGCCACCTCCACAAGGTGCAGAACTTCCACCGCCACCACAAGGCGCAGAAGGACAAGAGCTACCACCTCCGCCGCCGCATCATTTCAAAAAAATAATAATAACCAAAACGGCTGATGGCGACTCGACCGTAAAAGTGGAAGAAGGCTTTTGGCCTGAGCACCATGGCGGCAAACGTGGCGGCCATCATCGCCACCACCCACACCATGCAGCCGATAGCGCACATACTGGCAAACATGGTGGGCACGGTCATCACCACCGCCATCACCATCACGGCGATAGCACCGTAAACCAAAAGAGAGTAGTGATTATACAACAAACCTCTACTTCTTCCAATAACAGTGCGGCAGCGCGTAAAGCAGCCAAAAACAAGGAAATTTCGTTGTATCCGAATCCTTCAACAGGTTTGTTTTCAGTGTCTTATAGCAATCCGAAAGCAACTGCCGACCTGACGCTAACCATTACCGATGCCAAAGGCAAAGAGGTGCGCCGCGAAACAATCAAAGGCAGCGCGGGTTTGTACGAAGCCAATGTCAATCTGACAGAACAAGCCAAAGGAACGTATATTATCGTTCTGACGGGCGATGGCTCGAAGAAAACCAAGAAAGTGGTTATCGAGTAA
- a CDS encoding glycosyltransferase, giving the protein MRVINLVDFVAPINTGIWKAAVSTADILQKQYGVTSEIWFPETQYKKQDFGGATPVVLAGISSAELQKQIEARGLNPAEDIIVSHGAWQYPSHWAHQLKRKGFRWIYTPHGMLEPWSMSQKWFKKWLYFKIYEGRFARKADAVRAVGRPELENLRKEFSKSLLIPNGVPISEIMDYKKADKPRKMLFMGRLHHKKGVIPLAEAWSKSVLAKNHDFELIFAGPDEGELEQLKVIISTQTNISYIGAVFGEAKTQLLSKCHYFALPSFSEGFPTSVVEAMQFGMLPLISDGCNFPEAIEADVAIRVSPNVDDIVTALNDLPAITPDLHFAITQKCQKLILEHYSLSRIAQQQFELYSKLLGK; this is encoded by the coding sequence ATGCGTGTAATTAACTTAGTGGATTTTGTAGCTCCCATCAACACAGGGATTTGGAAGGCGGCAGTGAGTACGGCAGATATTTTGCAAAAACAATATGGCGTAACTTCTGAAATTTGGTTTCCCGAAACACAATATAAAAAACAAGATTTTGGTGGAGCAACACCTGTTGTTTTGGCGGGTATTAGTTCGGCTGAATTGCAAAAACAAATCGAGGCACGCGGCCTTAATCCAGCTGAAGACATTATTGTTTCGCATGGAGCTTGGCAATATCCATCGCATTGGGCACATCAGCTCAAGCGCAAGGGGTTCCGTTGGATTTATACGCCACACGGAATGTTAGAGCCTTGGAGTATGAGCCAAAAATGGTTTAAAAAATGGCTTTATTTCAAAATATACGAAGGTCGTTTTGCGCGTAAAGCCGATGCCGTGCGTGCGGTGGGCAGGCCAGAACTCGAAAATCTTCGTAAGGAGTTTTCCAAAAGTTTGTTGATTCCGAACGGCGTGCCGATTTCGGAAATAATGGATTACAAAAAAGCCGACAAACCGCGTAAAATGCTGTTTATGGGGCGTTTGCATCACAAGAAAGGCGTAATTCCATTGGCTGAGGCATGGAGCAAATCTGTTTTGGCCAAAAATCATGACTTTGAATTGATTTTTGCAGGGCCAGACGAAGGCGAACTGGAACAATTAAAAGTCATCATCAGCACCCAAACCAACATTTCTTACATCGGTGCTGTATTTGGTGAGGCCAAAACGCAACTACTCTCCAAATGCCATTATTTTGCGTTGCCTTCGTTTAGCGAAGGTTTCCCGACCAGTGTGGTGGAGGCCATGCAGTTCGGAATGTTACCGCTCATTAGCGATGGTTGCAACTTCCCCGAAGCCATCGAAGCCGATGTAGCGATTCGCGTTTCGCCAAATGTGGACGATATTGTAACGGCTCTCAATGATTTGCCAGCCATTACGCCAGATTTGCATTTTGCCATTACCCAGAAATGCCAAAAACTTATATTAGAACATTATTCACTTTCGCGCATTGCACAGCAGCAATTTGAGCTGTATAGTAAATTACTAGGAAAGTAA
- a CDS encoding MmcQ/YjbR family DNA-binding protein, whose amino-acid sequence MSLQIFIEYCSQKPAAEQTKIGHSIYFKIKDKVFAILDDQLDLEKLTVKCDMQEAVSLRLEYSYIHPGFHINKEHWNTIFIKDMTDLALVRDWIDNSYELVKATLSKKQLAALGLS is encoded by the coding sequence ATGTCATTACAAATTTTTATAGAGTATTGCAGCCAAAAACCCGCTGCCGAACAAACCAAAATTGGGCATTCGATTTATTTTAAAATAAAAGATAAGGTATTTGCGATTCTGGATGACCAACTTGATTTGGAAAAACTAACTGTCAAATGTGATATGCAAGAGGCCGTTTCGCTGCGCCTGGAGTATTCGTACATTCACCCTGGTTTTCATATCAACAAAGAGCATTGGAATACTATTTTTATTAAAGATATGACCGACTTAGCTTTGGTGCGCGACTGGATAGACAATTCCTATGAGCTTGTAAAAGCCACTTTGAGCAAAAAACAATTGGCTGCATTGGGGCTGAGCTAA
- a CDS encoding RidA family protein has protein sequence MSKTIINSSKAPAPIGPYSQAVAAAGMLFISGQIAINQATGQLVSESIEAETEQVMQNLQHILQEAGIDFSKVLKCSIFVKDLGNFARINEVYGRYFQAEAAPARETVEVSRLPKDVNVEISCIALL, from the coding sequence ATGAGCAAAACCATCATTAACAGCAGCAAAGCCCCTGCTCCAATCGGGCCGTATAGCCAAGCCGTAGCCGCCGCAGGTATGTTATTTATTTCGGGGCAAATCGCTATCAATCAGGCCACTGGCCAACTCGTAAGCGAAAGCATCGAGGCCGAAACAGAACAAGTAATGCAAAACCTACAACACATTTTGCAAGAGGCAGGCATAGACTTTAGTAAAGTGCTGAAGTGTTCTATTTTCGTGAAAGACTTAGGCAATTTTGCACGCATCAACGAAGTATATGGCCGCTATTTTCAGGCCGAAGCCGCGCCCGCACGCGAAACCGTAGAGGTAAGCCGTTTACCTAAAGATGTGAATGTTGAAATTTCGTGTATAGCTTTGTTATGA
- the folB gene encoding dihydroneopterin aldolase: MSDIIELEGLEFFAYHGFYDEEQKLGNRYSIDIRVEVNLQKAAKSDALADTVSYEQLYKIAASAMREPARLLETVAQRIIEAIYAQYPHIVACAVSVSKHNPPLGGVCAKARVTLCR, encoded by the coding sequence ATGAGTGATATAATCGAACTGGAAGGGTTAGAGTTTTTTGCCTATCACGGTTTTTATGACGAGGAGCAAAAGCTCGGTAACCGATACAGTATAGATATTCGGGTAGAAGTGAATTTGCAAAAAGCCGCTAAATCGGACGCGCTGGCCGACACAGTGAGTTACGAACAACTTTACAAAATTGCGGCCTCCGCCATGCGTGAGCCTGCCCGCCTGCTCGAAACGGTAGCCCAACGCATTATTGAGGCCATTTATGCGCAATATCCGCATATTGTGGCTTGTGCCGTAAGTGTGAGCAAACACAATCCGCCGCTGGGTGGTGTGTGCGCTAAGGCACGCGTTACGCTATGCCGTTAG
- a CDS encoding response regulator transcription factor, whose product MKKILLAEDDPNLGQILQEYLTVKGFEAVLCRDGEIALQAFAKQQPFDLCILDVMMPKKDGFTLCADIRKINATIPVIFLTARSQSKDAIEGFQAGADDYVAKPFSMEELLLRINAILRRSTSAVGNGQENKTTNENQFIIGSMAFDYQTQTLKSQTQTHKLTSKEAELLKLLCQNQNQTLERGTALKHIWHDDSYYNARSMDVYITKLRKYLRDDTNVEIVNVHGTGFKLLVTNTI is encoded by the coding sequence ATGAAAAAAATTCTTTTGGCCGAAGATGACCCCAACTTGGGGCAGATTTTACAAGAATATCTCACCGTCAAAGGCTTTGAGGCCGTATTGTGCAGAGATGGTGAAATTGCTTTGCAGGCTTTTGCCAAACAGCAGCCTTTCGACTTGTGTATTTTGGATGTGATGATGCCCAAAAAAGATGGATTCACGCTGTGCGCCGACATTCGCAAAATCAATGCAACGATTCCCGTTATTTTCCTGACGGCGCGTTCGCAAAGTAAAGATGCGATTGAGGGTTTTCAGGCTGGCGCAGACGATTATGTAGCCAAGCCTTTCAGTATGGAAGAATTACTTTTGCGTATCAATGCCATTTTGCGGCGCAGTACGTCGGCAGTAGGCAACGGACAAGAAAACAAAACTACTAATGAAAATCAGTTTATTATAGGAAGTATGGCCTTTGATTATCAGACACAAACGCTCAAAAGCCAAACGCAAACCCATAAACTCACGTCTAAGGAAGCCGAGTTGCTCAAATTGCTTTGTCAAAACCAGAATCAGACCTTAGAACGCGGCACGGCACTCAAGCACATTTGGCACGACGACAGCTACTACAATGCCCGCAGCATGGATGTTTATATTACCAAACTCCGCAAATATCTGCGCGACGACACGAATGTAGAAATTGTAAACGTACATGGCACTGGATTTAAACTGCTCGTTACCAATACAATATAA
- a CDS encoding M48 family metalloprotease yields the protein MKKTVFQLAFGLAMAFSLSLASCDKNGNLNLLSVDEDKQLGVQVSAEIAANPTQYPLLPESNTVAYTNLRAIIDRVLNSGKLTYRDEFAWQVKIIQDDNTLNAFCTPGGYIYVYTGLIKYLDTEAQLAGVLGHEIAHADRRHTSRSMTQQYGYNFVVQAILGKDSSLITQMALNLKSLQNSRAHETEADAYSVTYLSATQYPCNGAAGFFEKLIASGQSGSTPAFLSTHPNPDNRVSAINTAADKQGCINRTASSDNFTKLRNALP from the coding sequence ATGAAAAAAACAGTTTTCCAACTCGCTTTTGGGCTTGCTATGGCTTTTTCTTTATCATTAGCGTCTTGTGATAAAAATGGTAACCTTAATTTGCTTTCTGTAGATGAAGACAAGCAGTTGGGCGTACAAGTAAGTGCCGAAATCGCTGCCAACCCAACACAATATCCATTATTGCCAGAATCGAATACGGTGGCTTACACTAACTTACGTGCCATTATCGACAGAGTACTAAACTCTGGCAAACTTACCTACCGCGATGAGTTTGCATGGCAAGTAAAAATCATTCAGGACGACAATACACTAAATGCCTTCTGTACGCCTGGAGGTTACATCTATGTTTATACAGGGTTGATTAAATATTTGGATACAGAGGCGCAACTTGCTGGCGTACTTGGCCACGAAATCGCGCATGCAGATCGCCGTCATACCTCGCGCTCCATGACCCAACAATACGGCTATAACTTTGTAGTTCAGGCGATTTTGGGCAAAGACTCAAGCCTTATTACCCAAATGGCTCTTAACCTCAAAAGCCTGCAAAACAGCCGCGCACATGAAACAGAAGCCGACGCTTATTCGGTTACTTACCTTTCGGCTACGCAATATCCTTGCAACGGTGCTGCGGGCTTTTTTGAAAAATTGATTGCTAGTGGCCAATCAGGTTCTACTCCAGCCTTTTTGAGCACGCACCCTAACCCCGACAACCGCGTTTCGGCCATCAATACCGCAGCCGACAAACAAGGTTGCATAAACAGAACGGCATCTTCCGACAACTTCACAAAGTTGCGCAACGCGTTGCCATAA
- a CDS encoding Lrp/AsnC family transcriptional regulator, which translates to MSTPFKFDQIDRKILDILQANAKITNAQLSKEIGLSPAPTLERVKKLEQAGVIKSYHAVLNPQEIGLGVSTFIQVTLLGHRKEYINSFVGRINEIPEVVECHHVTGQGDFLLKVVAADITSYQNLILDVISEIPEIDNLQSIVILSTFKDSKVMPIP; encoded by the coding sequence ATGAGCACTCCTTTCAAGTTCGACCAGATAGACCGCAAAATCTTGGACATTCTTCAAGCGAACGCCAAAATTACCAATGCACAACTTTCTAAAGAAATTGGCCTTTCACCAGCCCCTACGCTGGAGCGCGTGAAAAAATTGGAACAAGCTGGTGTTATCAAAAGCTATCACGCCGTACTAAATCCGCAAGAAATAGGCTTGGGCGTAAGCACTTTTATTCAAGTTACATTGCTTGGTCATCGCAAAGAGTATATCAATTCTTTTGTGGGACGTATCAACGAAATCCCAGAAGTGGTTGAGTGCCACCACGTTACGGGACAAGGTGATTTCTTACTTAAAGTAGTAGCCGCAGACATCACTAGTTACCAAAATTTGATTTTGGACGTGATTAGCGAAATTCCCGAAATTGACAATTTACAGTCTATCGTGATTCTTTCTACGTTCAAGGATAGTAAAGTAATGCCTATTCCTTAA
- a CDS encoding sulfite exporter TauE/SafE family protein: MATLGLFLAVLVGISLGLIGSGGSILTVPILVYIVGIEPVVATAYSLFIVGSTALVGGLQNARQGKVDFKTAIIFGIPSIVSIYFIRLYVMPLIPQELLHIGHFALSKNMGLMVFFAFFMMLASTFMIRPSKQTPDENSQVNITPKDYPFILLRGLGVGTLAGLVGAGGGFLIIPALVLLAKMPMKRAIGTSLFIIAAQSLLGFLGDLQRNPDIQWPLLLGFSAASVSGIFVGNYLGKFISGAKLKTSFGWFVLVMGLYIVSREIIGQL, encoded by the coding sequence ATGGCTACATTGGGTTTATTTTTGGCCGTTTTGGTCGGCATTTCTTTAGGACTAATTGGGAGCGGCGGCTCTATTCTTACCGTCCCGATTTTGGTTTATATAGTGGGCATCGAACCCGTAGTAGCTACTGCATATTCGCTTTTTATTGTGGGCTCTACGGCACTGGTCGGCGGCTTGCAAAACGCCCGACAAGGCAAAGTAGATTTCAAGACAGCCATTATTTTTGGCATTCCGTCTATCGTATCTATCTATTTCATAAGGCTTTATGTAATGCCTCTTATTCCGCAAGAGCTGTTGCACATTGGGCATTTCGCCCTGAGCAAAAACATGGGCTTGATGGTCTTTTTTGCCTTTTTTATGATGCTTGCTTCTACTTTTATGATTCGCCCCAGCAAGCAAACGCCCGACGAAAATAGCCAAGTAAACATTACGCCTAAAGATTATCCATTCATTTTGTTGCGTGGCTTAGGCGTAGGCACGTTGGCGGGTTTGGTGGGTGCAGGTGGTGGCTTTCTCATTATTCCAGCCCTCGTACTTTTGGCCAAAATGCCCATGAAACGCGCCATAGGCACTTCACTTTTTATTATTGCGGCACAATCACTTTTAGGATTTTTGGGAGATTTGCAGCGCAACCCCGACATTCAGTGGCCTTTGCTGTTGGGCTTTTCGGCGGCATCGGTGAGCGGTATTTTTGTAGGAAATTATTTGGGCAAATTCATTTCGGGCGCAAAACTCAAAACAAGTTTTGGCTGGTTCGTGCTGGTGATGGGTTTGTACATTGTTTCGCGCGAAATTATCGGGCAACTGTAA
- a CDS encoding T9SS type B sorting domain-containing protein: protein MMLKTKLLLGVVVFLFLINGLAAQNLACFYFKGASQNMDTVTVCIGQSLSLDDCFDTTQVTDINISYNIHYNLQPTDFVSVDRRNPYTFSYSTAGTYTVVQDINKGTAQQRKKIVVVILPPAPEYTLQGCNNNVLSVHLDGQRYKRYYLNFGDASAPKIINFKGADTTILYTYASPNTYTVAVRGMIPPSDCGVEIQQQMTVFQSLIKPEVMSMTATKAAGLTVRFDARPFLQYRFLVKKQNASVYTFADTISSASGIITANVPNTSDATTVPYCLMVQAFDVCGNILNSTEMCNSPLDVQSLSGQNIIEWPTYTPNAALQSYELFRDGQNVGTFNSALTNQYTDTNIKCGKQYCYSLRTTLTHKNGLNNDNITISTEGNKCVTAFFNTKPAALTHVTASVSEDNKILVSWQKPSISIAQYNIVQHDGDNSTTFLVAANDTSKQMPNVIAADKKYCYTISYTDSCGNVSDESASICPVYLSAFEQKGQKMLQWSAYAGTPAATGYRLEWLDENGQVVSLQDFNPSTNSFQDNTLDTLHQLLRYRVRVLLPDSTPVYSNIGTLKQRLKIWIPEAFSPNQDGTNDAFRVYGYFAEKVDLQIFNQWGQLVFRADNFRDAWDGTSNGTDVTAGVYVLRMDITDQTGHKETFRQTLTVAR from the coding sequence ATGATGTTAAAAACAAAGTTATTATTAGGCGTAGTCGTATTTTTATTTTTAATCAATGGTCTTGCTGCCCAAAACTTGGCTTGCTTTTATTTTAAAGGTGCAAGTCAGAATATGGACACAGTAACCGTGTGCATCGGGCAAAGCCTCAGCCTCGACGATTGCTTTGATACGACCCAAGTAACAGACATCAATATTTCCTATAACATTCATTACAATCTCCAACCCACCGACTTCGTGAGTGTGGACAGGCGCAACCCTTACACGTTTTCGTACAGCACGGCGGGCACGTACACGGTCGTGCAAGACATCAACAAAGGCACAGCACAACAACGCAAAAAAATAGTAGTTGTTATTCTGCCGCCAGCTCCCGAATACACGTTACAAGGCTGCAATAACAATGTTTTGTCGGTGCATCTGGACGGCCAACGTTATAAGCGTTATTACCTGAATTTTGGCGACGCTTCCGCACCCAAAATTATTAATTTTAAAGGAGCAGACACGACCATACTTTATACTTACGCTTCGCCCAACACTTATACGGTAGCCGTGCGCGGCATGATTCCGCCCTCGGATTGCGGGGTAGAAATTCAGCAACAAATGACTGTTTTCCAGTCGCTTATCAAGCCAGAAGTAATGAGCATGACCGCCACCAAAGCTGCAGGGCTTACGGTTCGTTTTGATGCGCGTCCGTTTCTGCAATATCGTTTTTTGGTCAAAAAACAAAATGCGTCGGTTTATACTTTTGCCGATACCATTAGCAGCGCATCGGGCATTATTACGGCCAATGTTCCGAATACTTCGGATGCCACCACCGTACCGTATTGCCTTATGGTTCAGGCCTTTGATGTGTGCGGCAACATCCTGAACAGTACCGAAATGTGTAACTCGCCGCTGGATGTACAGTCTTTGAGTGGTCAAAATATCATTGAGTGGCCAACTTACACGCCTAACGCAGCCTTGCAGAGCTACGAACTTTTCCGCGACGGCCAAAATGTCGGCACTTTTAACAGCGCACTCACCAACCAATACACCGACACCAACATCAAATGCGGCAAGCAATATTGCTACAGCCTACGCACCACGCTCACCCACAAAAACGGCCTTAACAACGATAACATTACTATTTCTACCGAAGGTAACAAATGTGTAACAGCCTTTTTTAATACCAAACCCGCAGCCCTTACGCACGTAACGGCCAGTGTTTCGGAGGATAACAAGATTTTAGTTTCTTGGCAAAAACCAAGTATTTCTATTGCCCAATACAACATTGTGCAGCACGACGGAGACAACAGTACAACCTTTTTGGTTGCAGCTAACGATACGAGCAAACAAATGCCAAATGTAATTGCTGCGGATAAAAAATATTGCTACACCATCAGTTACACAGATTCTTGCGGCAATGTCTCGGACGAATCGGCCAGTATTTGCCCCGTTTATTTGAGTGCTTTTGAGCAAAAAGGCCAAAAAATGTTGCAATGGTCGGCTTATGCTGGCACGCCTGCCGCCACTGGCTACCGCCTCGAATGGCTCGACGAAAATGGGCAAGTTGTTAGTTTGCAAGATTTTAACCCAAGTACAAATTCGTTTCAAGACAATACACTGGACACATTGCACCAACTTTTGCGCTACCGCGTACGCGTGTTGTTGCCAGACAGTACGCCTGTTTATTCCAATATCGGAACGCTCAAACAACGTCTTAAAATTTGGATTCCTGAAGCATTTTCGCCCAACCAAGACGGTACAAATGATGCGTTTCGGGTCTATGGTTATTTTGCAGAAAAAGTTGATTTACAGATTTTTAATCAATGGGGACAGCTTGTTTTCAGGGCTGATAATTTCCGCGACGCATGGGACGGCACCAGCAACGGTACAGATGTAACCGCAGGCGTGTATGTGTTGCGCATGGACATCACAGACCAAACGGGACACAAAGAAACCTTCCGCCAAACGCTTACAGTTGCCCGATAA
- a CDS encoding isoaspartyl peptidase/L-asparaginase family protein translates to MIKLAIHGGAGTILKSQMTAEKEQAYREALAASLQAGYAVLKSGGTSLQAVEAAVVSLEDSPLFNAGKGAVFTHDKTHELDAAIMEGLTHRAGAVAGVSNIKNPIVAAHRVMTHSEHVLLMGKGAEAFAQIQNLDIVEPSYFDTDFRLQQLMAIIDSEKAILDHDGAQENQNSAQENGEKKFGTVGAVALDQYGNLVAATSTGGMTNKRYGRVGDTPIIGAGTYADNATCAVSATGHGEFFIRYAVAYDIVALMRYQNLSVQEAATQVIQKLATIEPDTGGVIAIDRHGNVAFPFNTEGMYRGYIGEDGVAHTGIYGE, encoded by the coding sequence ATGATAAAACTTGCGATTCATGGAGGAGCTGGCACTATCCTCAAATCCCAAATGACTGCCGAAAAAGAACAAGCCTATCGCGAGGCTTTGGCCGCATCATTGCAAGCGGGATATGCCGTCCTGAAAAGTGGAGGCACAAGCCTTCAGGCCGTAGAAGCGGCAGTGGTAAGTCTAGAAGATTCGCCACTGTTCAACGCAGGAAAAGGGGCTGTTTTCACCCACGACAAAACCCATGAGTTAGATGCGGCTATTATGGAAGGGCTTACGCATCGTGCGGGAGCTGTGGCAGGTGTTTCCAATATCAAAAACCCAATTGTGGCGGCACATCGCGTCATGACGCATTCCGAACACGTACTTTTGATGGGAAAAGGTGCAGAAGCATTTGCCCAAATCCAAAATTTGGATATTGTAGAACCATCGTATTTTGATACGGATTTTCGTTTGCAGCAGCTCATGGCCATTATTGACAGCGAAAAAGCCATTTTAGACCACGACGGTGCGCAAGAAAACCAGAATAGCGCACAAGAAAACGGAGAGAAGAAATTCGGAACAGTTGGGGCGGTGGCTTTGGACCAATACGGCAATTTGGTGGCAGCTACTTCTACAGGCGGTATGACTAATAAACGTTATGGACGTGTAGGCGATACGCCCATCATTGGGGCTGGCACTTACGCCGACAACGCGACTTGCGCCGTTTCGGCCACTGGGCACGGAGAATTTTTTATACGCTATGCCGTTGCGTACGACATTGTGGCACTGATGCGTTATCAAAATTTGTCGGTGCAGGAGGCGGCCACACAAGTAATTCAGAAGCTGGCTACCATTGAGCCAGACACAGGCGGCGTGATTGCCATCGACCGGCACGGAAACGTAGCTTTTCCATTCAATACCGAAGGAATGTACCGCGGTTACATCGGCGAAGACGGCGTGGCGCATACAGGTATTTATGGTGAATAG
- a CDS encoding cytochrome-c peroxidase, which produces MFHKKILMGAALVAASTLFFNFDSNSKDPKTAAELGEKLFFEKALSLDNTQNCASCHIPEFAFADTAALSLGVAGKRGKRNAPSVMNMAARSAFFYDGRAKTLADQVHFPIEDGLEMNVPMSEVVVRLNKRREYVRWFEKIYHQKPTADNISDAIAAYESTLETSNTPFDEYMSETGKGMSKSAIRGRELFMSSRTKCFDCHFSPDFTGDEFRNIGLYDGKKLTDAGRFDITRDSADLGKFKVPGLRNIAVTAPYMHDGSFKTLRQVIDYYDNPMATMAHAINRDTLIRPIGLNEQEKVDLENFLRALTDHRFDKKKN; this is translated from the coding sequence ATGTTTCATAAAAAAATTTTGATGGGAGCGGCTTTAGTGGCGGCTTCGACCTTGTTTTTTAATTTTGATAGCAACTCCAAAGACCCCAAAACGGCTGCCGAATTGGGCGAAAAACTTTTTTTTGAAAAAGCACTATCTTTAGATAATACGCAAAATTGCGCCTCTTGCCACATTCCCGAATTTGCTTTTGCTGATACTGCGGCATTGAGCCTTGGCGTAGCGGGCAAACGCGGCAAACGCAATGCCCCTTCGGTGATGAATATGGCGGCGCGTAGTGCTTTTTTCTACGATGGCCGAGCCAAAACACTCGCCGACCAAGTACATTTTCCGATAGAAGACGGCTTGGAAATGAATGTGCCAATGTCGGAAGTGGTGGTGCGTCTCAACAAACGCCGCGAGTATGTGCGTTGGTTTGAAAAAATTTATCATCAAAAACCAACTGCCGACAATATTTCGGACGCTATCGCCGCTTACGAGTCCACACTCGAAACTTCTAACACGCCTTTTGATGAATATATGTCCGAGACAGGCAAGGGCATGAGTAAGTCCGCAATTCGTGGCCGCGAACTGTTTATGAGCAGCCGCACCAAGTGTTTTGACTGCCATTTCAGCCCAGATTTTACAGGCGATGAGTTCCGTAACATTGGTTTGTACGATGGGAAAAAACTCACTGATGCAGGCCGTTTTGACATCACGCGCGACAGTGCCGATTTGGGTAAATTCAAAGTACCAGGTTTGCGCAATATTGCCGTAACTGCGCCTTATATGCACGATGGAAGTTTTAAAACATTGCGCCAAGTAATTGATTATTACGACAATCCGATGGCCACGATGGCGCACGCTATCAACCGCGACACGCTAATTCGTCCGATTGGTCTCAACGAACAAGAAAAAGTTGATTTGGAAAATTTCTTGCGTGCCCTGACCGACCACCGTTTCGACAAAAAGAAAAATTAA